One window of Globicephala melas chromosome 2, mGloMel1.2, whole genome shotgun sequence genomic DNA carries:
- the FBXO34 gene encoding F-box only protein 34 isoform X1: MGFGASVGLRRAALGARSASAVGSEPGQLPPPLYRGVQPRARPRPGQERRASVMHLKPYWKLQKKVRPLEISKETLRTPMSHQQAINDEKCKASCMKPSVFPSASLGKASSRKPFGILSPNVLCSMSGNSPEESSVNVKTKKNASSATIHQGEEGEGPLDIWAVVKPGNTKEKIAFFAAHQCSNRIGSMKIKSSWDIDGRATKRRKKSGDLKKAKIQLERMKEVNSRCYQPEPFACGIEHCSVHYVSDNGDGVYAGRPLSVIQMVAFLEQRASALLASCAKNCTNSPAVVRFSGQSRGVPPAPEPLSAPGACEEPMERRNPEVGEPQSEPVRVLDMVARLESECLKRQSQREPGSLSRNNSFRRNVGRVLLVNGTQAEESKTNKGALEVPDTQVKTVGSVSVDCGPLRADHCSPKGDQAWDGAPRGCPSLPAGVSLHTDSAELEPDQQTAMKNSNTHDVEMTEELVGSPFPPRTCPQAIELPPDAIDGMSEELVPLASQNPDQRRKESLCISITVSKVEKDQPSSSKSCEDPLPGMLFFLPSGQHQSGCSQLNEGTTEESSEASQLEDAAEGDSASEEKSVSADSFVPLASVESTLPVLEASSWKKQVSHDFLETRFKIQQLLEPQQYMAFLPHHIMVKIFRLLPTKSLVALKCTCCYFKFIIEYYNIRPADSRWVRDPRYREDPCKQCKKKYVKGDVSLCRWHPKPYCQALPYGPGYWMCCHRSQKGFPGCKLGLHDNHWVPACHSFNRAIHKKAKGTETEEEY; this comes from the coding sequence AGCCTCTGTTATGCACCTAAAGCCATACTGGAAACTCCAGAAGAAAGTGCGACCTTTGGAAATCAGCAAGGAAACTCTGAGAACTCCTATGAGCCACCAACAAGCTATAAATGATGAAAAATGCAAAGCTAGCTGTATGAAACCAAGTGTCTTTCCTTCAGCCTCTCTTGGTAAAGCATCATCTCGAAAGCCTTTTGGAATCCTTTCTCCAAATGTCCTGTGCAGTATGAGTGGGAACAGTCCTGAAGAGAGCAGCGTGAATGTTAAAACCAAGAAGAATGCATCGTCTGCAACAATCCACCAgggtgaggaaggggaagggccACTTGATATCTGGGCTGTCGTGAAACCGGGAAATACCAAGGAAAAGATTGCATTCTTTGCAGCCCACCAGTGTAGTAATAGAATAGgatctatgaaaataaaaagctcCTGGGATATTGATGGGAGAGCtactaaaagaaggaaaaaatcaggGGATCTTAAAAAAGCCAAGATACAGTTAGAAAGGATGAAGGAAGTCAACAGCAGATGCTACCAACCTGAGCCTTTTGCGTGTGGCATTGAGCATTGTTCTGTGCATTACGTGAGTGACAACGGGGACGGAGTCTATGCCGGGAGGCCTCTGTCGGTCATACAAATGGTTGCCTTCCTCGAGCAAAGAGCCAGTGCTCTGCTAGCCAGTTGTGCGAAAAACTGCACTAACTCACCTGCTGTGGTGCGGTTTTCCGGGCAATCCAGAGGTGTGCCCCCAGCCCCCGAGCCCTTGTCTGCCCCAGGAGCATGTGAAGAACCCATGGAAAGGAGAAATCCTGAGGTTGGTGAACCACAGAGTGAGCCAGTCCGTGTCCTTGACATGGTAGCCAGGCTGGAGTCCGAGTGCCTGAAGCGGCAGAGCCAGCGTGAGCCTGGGAGCCTCTCGAGGAATAACAGCTTCCGTCGCAATGTGGGCCGCGTGTTGCTTGTGAATGGCACCCAGGCtgaggaaagcaaaacaaacaaaggcGCCTTGGAGGTACCTGACACTCAGGTGAAAACTGTGGGGTCTGTATCTGTGGACTGTGGCCCCTTAAGAGCTGACCATTGTTCTCCCAAGGGGGACCAGGCCTGGGACGGCGCTCCTCGGGGCTGTCCCTCATTGCCAGCAGGCGTGAGTTTGCACACGGACAGTGCAGAATTAGAGCCAGATCAGCAGACTGCCATGAAAAACAGCAATACACATGATGTGGAAATGACAGAGGAACTTGTTGGGTCACCTTTTCCTCCTCGCACCTGTCCCCAAGCCATTGAATTGCCCCCAGATGCTATTGATGGTATGAGTGAAGAGCTTGTGCCTCTTGCTAGCCAAAATcctgatcagagaagaaaagaatctttGTGCATTAGTATCACTGTGTCCAAGGTAGAGAAAGACCAGCCTTCCAGTTCAAAGTCCTGCGAAGACCCACTTCCAGGGATGTTGTTTTTTTTGCCATCTGGTCAGCACCAGTCGGGCTGTTCCCAGCTGAATGAAGGCACAACAGAAGAGTCTTCCGAGGCCAGTCAGCTTGAAGATGCTGCTGAGGGTGACAGTGCATCTGAGGAAAAAAGTGTCTCGGCTGATTCATTTGTCCCGCTGGCTTCTGTGGAAAGTACATTACCAGTGCTTGAGGCATCCAGTTGGAAGAAGCAGGTGTCGCATGACTTTCTGGAGACCAGGTTTAAAATCCAGCAGCTTTTGGAGCCTCAGCAGTACATGGCTTTTCTGCCCCACCACATTATGGTGAAAATCTTCAGGTTACTTCCCACTAAGAGTTTAGTGGCTCTTAAATGTACCTGCTGCTATTTCAAGTTTATCATTGAATATTACAATATCAGGCCAGCAGATTCTCGCTGGGTTCGGGATCCACGCTATAGAGAGGATCCGTGCAAGCAGTGcaagaaaaaatatgtgaaaggGGATGTGTCCCTGTGCCGGTGGCACCCCAAGCCCTATTGCCAGGCATTGCCCTATGGCCCGGGATACTGGATGTGCTGCCACCGGTctcagaagggcttccctggctgtAAGCTGGGGCTTCATGACAATCACTGGGTCCCTGCTTGCCATAGCTTTAATCGGGCAATCCATAAGAAAGCAAAAGGGACTGAAACTGAAGAGGAGTACTAA
- the FBXO34 gene encoding F-box only protein 34 isoform X2 — translation MHLKPYWKLQKKVRPLEISKETLRTPMSHQQAINDEKCKASCMKPSVFPSASLGKASSRKPFGILSPNVLCSMSGNSPEESSVNVKTKKNASSATIHQGEEGEGPLDIWAVVKPGNTKEKIAFFAAHQCSNRIGSMKIKSSWDIDGRATKRRKKSGDLKKAKIQLERMKEVNSRCYQPEPFACGIEHCSVHYVSDNGDGVYAGRPLSVIQMVAFLEQRASALLASCAKNCTNSPAVVRFSGQSRGVPPAPEPLSAPGACEEPMERRNPEVGEPQSEPVRVLDMVARLESECLKRQSQREPGSLSRNNSFRRNVGRVLLVNGTQAEESKTNKGALEVPDTQVKTVGSVSVDCGPLRADHCSPKGDQAWDGAPRGCPSLPAGVSLHTDSAELEPDQQTAMKNSNTHDVEMTEELVGSPFPPRTCPQAIELPPDAIDGMSEELVPLASQNPDQRRKESLCISITVSKVEKDQPSSSKSCEDPLPGMLFFLPSGQHQSGCSQLNEGTTEESSEASQLEDAAEGDSASEEKSVSADSFVPLASVESTLPVLEASSWKKQVSHDFLETRFKIQQLLEPQQYMAFLPHHIMVKIFRLLPTKSLVALKCTCCYFKFIIEYYNIRPADSRWVRDPRYREDPCKQCKKKYVKGDVSLCRWHPKPYCQALPYGPGYWMCCHRSQKGFPGCKLGLHDNHWVPACHSFNRAIHKKAKGTETEEEY, via the coding sequence ATGCACCTAAAGCCATACTGGAAACTCCAGAAGAAAGTGCGACCTTTGGAAATCAGCAAGGAAACTCTGAGAACTCCTATGAGCCACCAACAAGCTATAAATGATGAAAAATGCAAAGCTAGCTGTATGAAACCAAGTGTCTTTCCTTCAGCCTCTCTTGGTAAAGCATCATCTCGAAAGCCTTTTGGAATCCTTTCTCCAAATGTCCTGTGCAGTATGAGTGGGAACAGTCCTGAAGAGAGCAGCGTGAATGTTAAAACCAAGAAGAATGCATCGTCTGCAACAATCCACCAgggtgaggaaggggaagggccACTTGATATCTGGGCTGTCGTGAAACCGGGAAATACCAAGGAAAAGATTGCATTCTTTGCAGCCCACCAGTGTAGTAATAGAATAGgatctatgaaaataaaaagctcCTGGGATATTGATGGGAGAGCtactaaaagaaggaaaaaatcaggGGATCTTAAAAAAGCCAAGATACAGTTAGAAAGGATGAAGGAAGTCAACAGCAGATGCTACCAACCTGAGCCTTTTGCGTGTGGCATTGAGCATTGTTCTGTGCATTACGTGAGTGACAACGGGGACGGAGTCTATGCCGGGAGGCCTCTGTCGGTCATACAAATGGTTGCCTTCCTCGAGCAAAGAGCCAGTGCTCTGCTAGCCAGTTGTGCGAAAAACTGCACTAACTCACCTGCTGTGGTGCGGTTTTCCGGGCAATCCAGAGGTGTGCCCCCAGCCCCCGAGCCCTTGTCTGCCCCAGGAGCATGTGAAGAACCCATGGAAAGGAGAAATCCTGAGGTTGGTGAACCACAGAGTGAGCCAGTCCGTGTCCTTGACATGGTAGCCAGGCTGGAGTCCGAGTGCCTGAAGCGGCAGAGCCAGCGTGAGCCTGGGAGCCTCTCGAGGAATAACAGCTTCCGTCGCAATGTGGGCCGCGTGTTGCTTGTGAATGGCACCCAGGCtgaggaaagcaaaacaaacaaaggcGCCTTGGAGGTACCTGACACTCAGGTGAAAACTGTGGGGTCTGTATCTGTGGACTGTGGCCCCTTAAGAGCTGACCATTGTTCTCCCAAGGGGGACCAGGCCTGGGACGGCGCTCCTCGGGGCTGTCCCTCATTGCCAGCAGGCGTGAGTTTGCACACGGACAGTGCAGAATTAGAGCCAGATCAGCAGACTGCCATGAAAAACAGCAATACACATGATGTGGAAATGACAGAGGAACTTGTTGGGTCACCTTTTCCTCCTCGCACCTGTCCCCAAGCCATTGAATTGCCCCCAGATGCTATTGATGGTATGAGTGAAGAGCTTGTGCCTCTTGCTAGCCAAAATcctgatcagagaagaaaagaatctttGTGCATTAGTATCACTGTGTCCAAGGTAGAGAAAGACCAGCCTTCCAGTTCAAAGTCCTGCGAAGACCCACTTCCAGGGATGTTGTTTTTTTTGCCATCTGGTCAGCACCAGTCGGGCTGTTCCCAGCTGAATGAAGGCACAACAGAAGAGTCTTCCGAGGCCAGTCAGCTTGAAGATGCTGCTGAGGGTGACAGTGCATCTGAGGAAAAAAGTGTCTCGGCTGATTCATTTGTCCCGCTGGCTTCTGTGGAAAGTACATTACCAGTGCTTGAGGCATCCAGTTGGAAGAAGCAGGTGTCGCATGACTTTCTGGAGACCAGGTTTAAAATCCAGCAGCTTTTGGAGCCTCAGCAGTACATGGCTTTTCTGCCCCACCACATTATGGTGAAAATCTTCAGGTTACTTCCCACTAAGAGTTTAGTGGCTCTTAAATGTACCTGCTGCTATTTCAAGTTTATCATTGAATATTACAATATCAGGCCAGCAGATTCTCGCTGGGTTCGGGATCCACGCTATAGAGAGGATCCGTGCAAGCAGTGcaagaaaaaatatgtgaaaggGGATGTGTCCCTGTGCCGGTGGCACCCCAAGCCCTATTGCCAGGCATTGCCCTATGGCCCGGGATACTGGATGTGCTGCCACCGGTctcagaagggcttccctggctgtAAGCTGGGGCTTCATGACAATCACTGGGTCCCTGCTTGCCATAGCTTTAATCGGGCAATCCATAAGAAAGCAAAAGGGACTGAAACTGAAGAGGAGTACTAA